One window from the genome of Salvia splendens isolate huo1 chromosome 9, SspV2, whole genome shotgun sequence encodes:
- the LOC121749400 gene encoding uncharacterized protein LOC121749400, with the protein MYKGQLMTAMGINPNNGWWPIAWAVTEAESYVQWKWFVEYLADDLNLDANGPRYVFMSDQQKGLAKLIVEEFPQSEHRFCVQHIYNNFKKRFVGENFKDRLWEISSSTTLEHYVDKMDALQTEYPQAHQWLSGIALTREKAIISMLEDIRTSQMERIQIRGQWIKSYDHAVPHVIKELVDKWYAWASSWRSTWNGQSSYQLTGIPCSHAIATINKNGDDVMRFVSRYYLKSTMIMLYENVLYPINGVDNWPKTTSDGAVELAPPRSKRQRGRPKKLRREKP; encoded by the exons ATGTACAAAGGACAGCTCATGACAGCAATGGGAATTAATCCCAACAATGGCTGGTGGCCGATTGCTTGGGCTGTGACTGAGGCCGAGAGTTATGTCCAGTGGAAGTGGTTCGTGGAGTACTTAGCTGATGACCTTAACTTGGATGCAAATGGCCCACGATATGTGTTTATGTCTGACCAACAAAAG GGCCTTGCAAAGTTGATTGTTGAGGAATTCCCACAGAGCGAGCATCGCTTCTGTGTGCAGCACAtatacaacaatttcaagaaaaGATTTGTCGGAGAAAATTTCAAAGACCGGTTGTGGGAGATTTCCTCGAGTACCACTCTCGAACATTATGTGGACAAGATGGATGCTTTGCAGACCGAGTATCCCCAAGCACATCAGTGGCTTTCTGGA ATTGCATTGACTCGAGAGAAAGCAATTATCAGCATGTTGGAGGACATTCGAACAAGTCAAATGGAAAGAATTCAGATCAGAGGCCAGTGGATCAAAAGCTACGATCACGCAGTCCCTCATGTTATCAAGGAGCTTGTTGATAAGTGGTACGCGTGGGCTTCATCGTGGAGGTCTACATGGAACGGACAGTCTTCGTACCAA CTAACCGGAATCCCGTGCTCTCATGCTATCGCAACAATCAATAAGAATGGCGACGACGTGATGCGATTCGTTTCCCGCTATTATTTGAAGTCAACAATGATCATGTTGTATGAGAATGTCCTTTATCCCATCAATGGGGTGGACAATTGGCCCAAGACTACTTCTGATGGTGCGGTGGAACTGGCGCCCCCGAGGTCAAAGCGACAACGTGGTAGGCCGAAGAAACTGAGACGTGAGAAGCCCTAG
- the LOC121747042 gene encoding ABC transporter G family member 26-like has product METEIQEMSISSSPPTMPMHNTTSEFDIEDDRRHDRPLPIFLKFADVEFKVRVGNASSVMTLKMEHDDKYKKILRGITGSVGPGEILALMGPSGSGKTTLLKIIGGRLHEHVTGVVTYNDFSYTPALKRRIGFVTQDDVLFPQLSVEETLVFAALLRLPSRMSRRQKYERVEQILKELGLERCRHTRIGGGFIKGISGGERKRTSIGHEILVDPSLLLLDEPTSGLDSTSANRLLQILQGLAKAGRTIITTIHQPSSRMFHMFDKVLLLSEGHPVYYGKARHSIQYFSCLSFVPEIAMNPAEFLLDLATGQLNDITVPDHLFASRDTPNFEKLVIKYLQHKYKAEVEPKEKEENHQMPKAPEGLQLAIQVKKEWTLSWFEQFGIVFRRTFKERWRDYFDLIRLIQAFGVAILLGLLWWKSSAETEAKLRDQIGLLFYICIFWTSSSIFGAVYVFPFEKMFLVKERKADMYRLSVYYACSTICDMLAHLLYPTFFMSILYFMAGFKRTAECFFLTLSAILLIVITSQGAGELAGAAVMSIKRAGMIASMILMLFLLTGGYYVQHIPKFMQWLKYLSFMYYGFRLLMKVHYTGDELYDCRTNAGCRRLQTSPTFDTVDLSGGMTEVWVLLAMAVAFRFSAYICLRRKISAYHM; this is encoded by the exons ATGGAAACCGAAATCCAAGAAATGTCCATCTCCTCCTCCCCTCCAACAATGCCAATGCACAACACCACCTCTGAATTCGACATAGAGGACGACCGGAGGCATGACCGGCCCCTCCCCATTTTCCTCAAG TTTGCTGATGTGGAGTTTAAGGTAAGAGTTGGGAATGCTTCGTCTGTGATGACGCTGAAGATGGAGCATGATGATAAGTACAAGAAGATATTGAGAGGTATAACGGGAAGCGTTGGCCCCGGAGAGATCTTAGCTCTCATGGGCCCTTCCGGCAGTGGGAAAACCACCTTGTTGAAGATAATCGGAGGCCGATTGCATGAACATGTCACCGGAGTTGTCACCTACAACGATTTCTCATACACTCCAGCTCTCAAGAGAAG GATTGGGTTTGTGACACAAGATGATGTGCTATTCCCACAACTGAGTGTGGAAGAGACGCTTGTTTTCGCAGCGTTGTTGAGACTTCCAAGCAGGATGAGCCGACGACAGAAATACGAGAGAGTGGAGCAGATTCTGAAGGAATTAGGGCTGGAAAGGTGCCGGCATACAAGAATAGGTGGCGGATTCATCAAAGGAATATCGGGAGGAGAAAGGAAGCGGACCAGCATCGGACACGAAATCCTGGTGGATCCTTCGCTGCTGTTGCTGGATGAGCCAACTTCAGGGCTCGACTCTACGTCCGCTAATAGGCTGCTGCAGATTCTTCAAGGCCTCGCAAAGGCCGGCAGGACtattatcacaaccatccatCAGCCATCCAGTCGAATGTTTCACATGTTCGACAAAGTTCTGCTCCTCTCTGAAGGCCATCCCGTCTACTATGGCAAGGCGCGCCACTCCATTCAATACTTTTCATGCTTGAGCTTTGTTCCTGAGATCGCCATGAACCCTGCCGAGTTTCTGCTGGATCTAGCTACCGGCCAACTCAATGACATCACTGTTCCCGACCATCTTTTTGCATCACGAGACACTCCTAACTTTGAAAAACTGGTCATCAAA TATCTGCAGCACAAGTACAAAGCGGAGGTGGAGCCGAAAGAGAAGGAGGAGAATCACCAGATGCCAAAGGCGCCCGAGGGGCTCCAGCTAGCCATCCAGGTTAAGAAAGAGTGGACACTGTCTTGGTTTGAGCAGTTCGGGATCGTGTTCAGGCGGACATTCAAGGAGCGATGGAGGGATTACTTCGATCTGATCCGGCTGATTCAGGCGTTCGGTGTGGCCATTCTGTTAGGCCTTCTGTGGTGGAAATCAAGCGCTGAAACAGAGGCCAAGCTCAGAGATCAG attgGTTTGTTGTTCTACATATGCATATTCTGGACGTCGTCATCCATATTTGGAGCGGTGTACGTGTTCCCGTTCGAGAAGATGTTCTTGGTGAAGGAGAGGAAGGCGGATATGTACAGGCTGAGCGTGTACTACGCGTGCAGCACCATATGCGATATGTTGGCGCATTTGCTTTATCCTACTTTCTTCATGAGCATTCTCTACTTCATGGCTGGGTTCAAGCGAACCGCCGAATGCTTCTTCCTCACCTTATCCGCCATTCTTTTGATCGTCATCACTAGCCAA GGAGCAGGGGAGCTGGCGGGGGCAGCAGTGATGAGCATCAAACGCGCGGGCATGATAGCCTCGATGATACTGATGCTCTTCCTTCTGACAGGCGGATACTACGTTCAGCACATCCCCAAGTTTATGCAATGGCTCAAGTACTTGTCCTTCATGTACTACGGCTTCAGGCTGTTGATGAAGGTGCACTACACCGGAGATGAGCTCTACGACTGCAGGACCAACGCAGGCTGTCGGAGGCTGCAGACCTCCCCCACCTTCGATACTGTCGATCTAAGCGGAGGGATGACCGAAGTGTGGGTTTTGCTGGCAATGGCGGTGGCTTTCCGCTTCTCTGCTTATATATGTCTCCGAAGAAAGATTAGTGCATACCATATGTAG